From a single Loigolactobacillus coryniformis subsp. coryniformis KCTC 3167 = DSM 20001 genomic region:
- the yycF gene encoding response regulator YycF, translated as MAKKILVVDDEKPISDIVKFNLTKEGYDVVTAYDGEEALAKVNEVNPDLILLDLMLPKIDGLEVAREVRKDHDMPIIMLTAKDSEIDKVLGLEMGADDYVTKPFSNRELVARVKANLRRQGTINNAQPEEDENSEIEIGDLTIHPDAYIVSKRGDKIELTHREFELLHYLAQHIGQVMTREHLLQTVWGYDYFGDVRTVDVTVRRLREKIEDNPSHPEWLVTRRGVGYYLRNPDQE; from the coding sequence ATGGCAAAAAAAATATTAGTTGTAGATGATGAAAAACCGATTTCGGACATTGTTAAATTTAATTTGACTAAGGAAGGTTACGATGTGGTCACTGCATATGATGGTGAAGAAGCACTAGCCAAGGTTAATGAAGTCAACCCTGATTTGATTTTGTTGGATCTAATGTTACCTAAGATCGATGGCTTAGAAGTTGCGCGAGAAGTACGTAAGGATCATGATATGCCGATTATCATGTTAACGGCCAAAGATTCAGAGATCGATAAAGTTTTGGGCTTGGAAATGGGTGCCGATGATTATGTGACCAAACCATTCTCTAATCGGGAATTAGTTGCGCGGGTCAAAGCTAATTTACGCCGCCAAGGGACGATCAATAACGCCCAACCCGAAGAAGATGAAAATAGTGAGATCGAGATCGGTGATTTAACGATCCATCCCGATGCTTATATTGTATCTAAGCGCGGCGATAAAATTGAATTGACTCATCGTGAATTTGAATTGTTACATTATTTGGCGCAGCATATCGGGCAAGTAATGACCCGAGAACATTTGTTGCAGACGGTATGGGGCTATGATTATTTTGGTGATGTGCGGACGGTCGATGTCACTGTACGACGGTTGCGCGAGAAGATCGAGGATAATCCTAGTCATCCCGAGTGGTTAGTTACACGGCGTGGTGTCGGTTACTATTTACGTAACCCCGATCAGGAATAG
- a CDS encoding gamma-glutamyl-gamma-aminobutyrate hydrolase family protein: MRPRIAIPADTLTEATKVINERNADFAPRMAVNAVLKSGGIPIILPNSAPENVTDYIDTFDGVLFLGGFDVDPTFYHEEPHMNLGQTYIPRDRFEIELVKQSLLAGKSIFGICRGMQVINVALGGTLYQDLSEDPAAQMKHSQTSPGNLPTHHVNVESDSRLFTLLGERPYVNSRHHEAVKELAPSLRSVAYADDHVIEAIESIDSDQIMAVQWHPENMYKHYTEMQDLFRDFVKRSEKLATQAPQQPLKIVHKIGEAYPKEYFG; the protein is encoded by the coding sequence ATGAGACCAAGAATCGCAATACCTGCCGATACTCTAACCGAAGCCACTAAGGTGATCAACGAACGAAACGCTGACTTTGCGCCACGAATGGCAGTCAATGCGGTTTTAAAGTCTGGTGGGATCCCAATAATTCTACCTAATAGTGCGCCAGAAAACGTAACTGATTATATTGATACTTTTGATGGGGTTTTGTTCCTAGGCGGTTTTGATGTTGATCCAACTTTCTACCATGAAGAACCACATATGAATTTGGGCCAAACTTACATCCCCCGCGATCGTTTCGAGATCGAATTAGTTAAGCAATCATTATTGGCTGGTAAAAGTATTTTCGGTATCTGCCGTGGCATGCAAGTGATCAATGTCGCTCTCGGTGGCACCTTGTATCAAGATCTTTCCGAAGATCCTGCAGCGCAGATGAAGCACTCACAGACATCACCGGGTAATTTACCAACGCATCATGTTAACGTTGAGTCTGATTCTCGCTTATTTACGCTTTTAGGCGAGCGGCCGTATGTTAACTCCCGCCATCATGAAGCGGTCAAAGAATTAGCGCCTAGTCTCCGCAGTGTAGCTTACGCAGACGATCATGTGATCGAAGCAATTGAATCGATCGATAGTGATCAAATTATGGCCGTTCAATGGCATCCAGAAAACATGTATAAGCATTACACTGAGATGCAAGATCTTTTCCGTGACTTTGTTAAACGTAGCGAAAAGTTAGCAACACAAGCACCACAACAACCTCTAAAAATCGTGCATAAAATTGGCGAAGCCTATCCAAAGGAATACTTCGGCTAA
- a CDS encoding LysM peptidoglycan-binding domain-containing protein gives MNRKRILSAALASALLFAPFLGQTSSVLANSFYANQTNAERADITNWVANDTEQISSNISSQHIDINNLDQSKYIIQWGDTLSGISAATGISVRKLAYDNNIKNVDLIYAGDTLILNRDGYVPADWYYQGDGTWVANTKVTINNFIDNSDNTVNINVSPVTVNDSSTDKSTNVYASPADSNANSGSTTAAADEDTASTKAAAASPKHEAADSDTDTTNASSDDTSSTTSAILDDDEFADAISDKLADKLGLEDESALSVDFTEQDEDTATDSESSDTEDEDAESVDDESSDEANEDSDSETETLYDEDQPIVTSNTKQTTKNANKLAKKIYRQLKEDNKLSDITDVDDIEVIVIATDDGFDFNVALPTDDDSSDSAANTDESSDDSDSETEDNDDDTEFEEDSSDESDTEASNTAVTTSSNEDTSTDVDE, from the coding sequence ATGAATAGAAAACGGATCCTTAGCGCCGCATTGGCTAGTGCGCTTTTATTTGCACCTTTTTTGGGCCAAACATCATCAGTATTGGCGAATAGTTTTTACGCCAATCAAACAAATGCAGAACGGGCGGACATTACCAATTGGGTTGCTAACGATACGGAACAGATCAGCAGCAATATCAGTTCACAGCATATTGATATTAATAACTTAGACCAGAGCAAATACATTATTCAGTGGGGGGATACTTTATCCGGTATTTCAGCTGCGACGGGGATCTCGGTACGTAAATTAGCCTACGATAATAATATTAAAAATGTTGATTTGATTTATGCTGGTGATACTTTGATTTTAAATCGTGACGGTTATGTACCGGCTGATTGGTATTATCAGGGCGATGGTACTTGGGTTGCTAATACGAAAGTGACGATCAACAATTTTATCGATAATAGTGATAATACTGTTAATATCAACGTTTCACCTGTGACCGTAAATGATAGTAGTACCGATAAGTCCACGAATGTTTATGCGTCGCCGGCTGATTCTAATGCTAACTCTGGATCAACCACCGCTGCAGCTGATGAAGACACCGCGAGTACTAAAGCTGCAGCAGCATCGCCTAAGCATGAAGCAGCTGATTCAGATACTGACACTACGAATGCCAGTAGTGATGATACTTCAAGTACGACTAGTGCAATATTGGATGATGATGAATTTGCTGACGCCATCAGTGATAAGTTAGCCGATAAATTAGGACTCGAAGATGAATCTGCATTATCGGTCGACTTTACGGAACAAGATGAAGATACCGCTACAGATAGTGAAAGTAGCGATACCGAAGATGAAGATGCTGAATCAGTGGATGATGAGTCTAGTGATGAAGCTAATGAGGATTCTGATTCTGAAACCGAAACACTTTATGATGAAGATCAACCAATCGTGACTAGCAACACGAAGCAAACAACTAAAAACGCTAATAAATTAGCTAAGAAAATTTATCGGCAATTAAAAGAAGATAATAAGCTAAGTGATATCACTGACGTTGACGACATCGAAGTGATCGTTATTGCGACTGATGATGGCTTTGACTTTAATGTTGCTTTACCAACGGACGATGATAGTTCAGATTCAGCAGCGAATACTGATGAATCTAGTGATGATTCTGATTCAGAGACGGAAGATAACGATGATGATACTGAATTTGAGGAAGACAGCTCTGATGAAAGTGATACTGAGGCTAGTAATACAGCCGTTACAACTAGTTCTAACGAGGACACCAGCACTGATGTTGATGAATAG
- a CDS encoding TDT family transporter: MSKFLNSIPLPICGLILALVSLGNLFKDYQHLLLGNFFGIIGIALIILIVLKFMLAPRETLVLLRDPIIASVFPNFSMALLVAATFFTTYPLLANLIWYTGVILQYSLLGYFTWYFVGRTHLRLTQLYPSWFIVYVGIGVIPLTAAHFNPLLGQVTFWLALGTYLVLLPLVLWRILIVRQMPEATLPLITVLAAPGSLCLAGYLRDFAHPQTNLLWSLVILAQLAYLFVLVLMPRLARIPFYPSYAAFTFPLVISALGLTYLVDYLQQAGQHIFWLQVAARGESLIALVVISCISLRYLNYLWQQNLPVDPATSK, encoded by the coding sequence TTGTCTAAATTTTTAAACTCAATTCCGCTACCAATTTGCGGCTTAATTTTAGCTTTGGTGTCACTAGGTAACTTGTTTAAAGACTACCAGCATTTATTACTCGGAAATTTTTTCGGTATAATTGGAATCGCTTTAATTATTCTGATCGTACTCAAATTTATGCTTGCTCCGCGAGAAACCTTAGTATTGCTACGAGATCCGATCATTGCGTCCGTATTTCCCAACTTTTCCATGGCTTTATTAGTGGCGGCAACTTTTTTCACTACTTATCCGCTACTGGCTAACTTGATTTGGTACACTGGCGTGATTTTACAGTATAGCCTGTTAGGTTATTTTACTTGGTATTTTGTCGGCAGAACGCATCTACGCTTAACACAGCTCTATCCTAGTTGGTTTATCGTCTATGTCGGTATTGGCGTCATTCCTTTGACCGCTGCACATTTTAATCCACTGTTAGGCCAAGTCACTTTTTGGTTGGCGCTAGGTACTTATTTAGTTTTACTACCGTTAGTTTTGTGGCGTATTTTGATCGTACGCCAGATGCCTGAAGCGACGTTGCCGCTGATCACCGTGCTAGCCGCACCCGGTTCGCTTTGCCTTGCCGGCTATCTGCGTGATTTTGCACACCCCCAGACAAATTTACTCTGGTCGCTAGTTATATTAGCACAGCTCGCCTATCTATTTGTATTGGTGCTAATGCCACGATTGGCGCGAATTCCCTTTTACCCGAGCTACGCTGCCTTTACCTTTCCTTTGGTGATCAGCGCGCTGGGACTGACTTATTTAGTCGATTACCTGCAGCAAGCCGGCCAGCATATATTCTGGCTACAAGTAGCCGCTCGTGGTGAAAGTTTGATCGCATTAGTCGTCATCAGCTGTATTTCCTTGCGTTATTTAAATTATTTATGGCAGCAAAATTTACCCGTTGATCCGGCAACGAGCAAATAA
- a CDS encoding adenylosuccinate synthase, producing the protein MASVVVVGSQWGDEGKGKITDFLGESADVIARSQGGDNAGHTIHAQGKVLKLRLIPSGILYPDKLSIIGNGVVVNPESLVAELDYLAENGVTADNLRISDRAHVILPYHIELDRLQEVSKGDQKIGTTNRGIGPAYMDKAARTGIRMVDLLDKDIFAAKLRENLDFKNQLFTKIYGGKALNFDDIFEPFYAYGQRLKQFVTDTSVLLNDALDNGKKVLFEGAQGVMLDIDQGTYPFVTSSNPVAGGVTVGNGVGPTQINRVVGVCKAYTSRVGDGPFPTELLDETGDFLREAGHEYGTVTKRPRRIGWFDSVVMRHAKRVSGLTDLCLNSIDVLTGLETVKICTAYERNGETIYHYPASLDELAQCKPIYEEMPGWQEDITGVKTLAELPENARHYVERVAALVGVNIATFSVGPDRDQTNVLADIWQEA; encoded by the coding sequence ATGGCATCAGTTGTTGTAGTAGGATCCCAATGGGGCGATGAAGGAAAAGGAAAAATCACCGATTTCTTAGGCGAAAGTGCCGATGTTATTGCTCGGTCACAAGGCGGCGACAATGCTGGACATACGATCCACGCGCAAGGCAAAGTCTTGAAACTTCGCTTGATTCCATCCGGTATTCTGTATCCCGACAAACTCTCGATCATCGGTAACGGTGTGGTGGTCAACCCAGAGTCGTTGGTAGCAGAATTGGACTACTTAGCTGAGAATGGGGTAACGGCGGATAATCTACGGATTTCTGACCGCGCCCACGTAATCTTACCCTACCATATCGAACTTGACCGCCTGCAAGAAGTAAGTAAAGGCGATCAAAAAATCGGCACCACCAATCGCGGTATCGGCCCGGCTTATATGGATAAAGCAGCGCGTACTGGGATCCGGATGGTCGATCTACTCGATAAGGACATTTTCGCAGCTAAATTACGAGAAAATCTCGACTTTAAGAACCAATTATTCACTAAAATTTATGGCGGCAAGGCCCTGAATTTTGATGATATTTTTGAACCATTTTATGCTTATGGCCAACGTTTGAAGCAGTTTGTAACTGATACTTCAGTACTTTTGAATGACGCCTTAGATAATGGTAAAAAAGTATTATTTGAAGGTGCCCAAGGGGTCATGCTGGATATTGACCAAGGCACGTATCCATTTGTCACTTCGTCCAATCCAGTTGCCGGTGGTGTAACAGTCGGTAATGGGGTTGGCCCAACTCAGATCAACCGGGTTGTCGGTGTCTGCAAAGCTTACACCTCACGAGTCGGTGATGGGCCATTCCCAACTGAATTGTTGGATGAAACTGGTGACTTTTTACGTGAAGCTGGCCATGAATATGGGACCGTTACTAAGCGGCCACGGCGGATCGGCTGGTTTGATTCAGTTGTTATGCGCCACGCTAAGCGCGTTTCCGGCTTAACTGATCTGTGCTTAAATTCAATTGACGTACTCACTGGTTTAGAAACGGTTAAAATTTGTACCGCTTATGAACGCAATGGCGAAACGATTTACCATTATCCCGCTAGCCTAGACGAATTAGCGCAATGCAAGCCGATCTATGAAGAAATGCCTGGCTGGCAAGAAGATATTACTGGTGTGAAAACACTAGCTGAATTACCTGAGAATGCCCGCCATTATGTTGAACGTGTCGCTGCCTTAGTTGGCGTCAATATTGCCACGTTCTCCGTTGGTCCAGATCGTGATCAAACCAATGTTTTAGCTGATATTTGGCAAGAAGCATAA
- a CDS encoding TMEM175 family protein encodes MYCVSFCFIANLWYQHAVIFNEAKMVPNRIVILSLMPTFTRLMTEAMT; translated from the coding sequence ATCTATTGTGTTAGTTTCTGTTTCATCGCTAATTTATGGTATCAGCACGCAGTGATCTTCAATGAGGCTAAAATGGTGCCTAACCGAATCGTCATATTGTCACTGATGCCGACGTTTACACGGTTAATGACGGAAGCTATGACCTAA
- the rplI gene encoding 50S ribosomal protein L9, with product MKVIFLEDVRGKGKRGEIKEVPDGYAQNFLIKNGKAKSATKQAMSQLHGQQRAEERRAEEELAEAKKLKQVIEADDTVVVIKSKAGADSRLFGSVPSKQIAQALKQQYQIEVDKRKIELPEPIRALGYRNVPVKLYGDVTAKIRVHITEK from the coding sequence ATGAAAGTTATTTTCTTAGAAGATGTACGCGGTAAAGGCAAACGTGGGGAGATCAAAGAGGTACCCGACGGCTACGCACAAAACTTTTTGATCAAAAACGGTAAAGCCAAATCAGCAACTAAGCAAGCAATGAGTCAACTGCACGGTCAACAACGGGCAGAAGAACGGCGTGCTGAGGAAGAATTAGCTGAAGCTAAAAAATTAAAGCAAGTAATCGAAGCTGATGATACGGTCGTTGTGATCAAATCAAAAGCGGGCGCAGATAGTCGTTTGTTTGGCTCAGTACCAAGCAAACAGATCGCTCAAGCTTTGAAGCAGCAATATCAGATTGAAGTCGACAAACGTAAGATCGAATTACCAGAACCAATTCGTGCGTTAGGCTATCGCAATGTACCCGTAAAATTATACGGCGATGTAACGGCAAAAATTCGGGTACACATCACTGAAAAATAG
- the dnaB gene encoding replicative DNA helicase: protein MNELIDQTPPQNIEAEQAVLGAVFLNPDALVEAMEFVTAADFYRRAHQLIFQAMMDLNDVSEAIDVVTLKDRLEGQGQLEDIGGLPYLADLAVAVPTAANVAHYAKIVQEKSILRRLIQAATNIVTKSYTEDDVTAILDEAEQDIMNVSEQRNSTGFKPIADVLNSTIEQIDQLYQNNDDITGLPTGYRDLDKMTAGLQEDELIILAARPAVGKTAFALNIAQNVGTKTDKTVAIFSLEMSAESLVNRMLCAEGSIDAGHLRTGQLSEEEWQNLIIAMGSLSKASIYIDDTPGNKMSEIRAKCRRLAKEKGNLGLVVVDYLQLIEGSNKESRQQEVSGISRQLKKLAKELRVPVIALSQLSRGVEQRQDKRPVLSDIRESGSIEQDADIVAFLYRDDYYRDEDGGEDDDNSNFAQNSAAGGERAEDQEVGEVEVIIEKNRSGARGTVKLLFVKQYNKFSSIAYVPEAQ from the coding sequence GTGAATGAATTAATCGATCAAACACCGCCACAGAATATTGAAGCCGAACAAGCGGTTCTCGGTGCGGTTTTTCTAAATCCTGATGCGTTGGTTGAAGCGATGGAATTTGTTACGGCGGCGGATTTTTATCGGCGAGCTCATCAGCTGATCTTCCAAGCAATGATGGATCTAAATGACGTTTCCGAAGCAATCGACGTGGTAACGTTAAAAGATCGCTTAGAAGGACAAGGTCAGTTGGAAGATATTGGCGGCTTGCCTTACTTAGCTGATTTAGCGGTGGCGGTACCGACTGCGGCGAACGTGGCTCATTATGCTAAAATCGTGCAGGAAAAATCAATCTTGCGTCGCCTGATCCAAGCCGCGACCAATATTGTGACTAAAAGTTATACCGAAGATGATGTAACAGCGATTCTGGATGAAGCTGAACAAGACATTATGAATGTCTCGGAGCAGCGTAATTCAACGGGTTTTAAGCCAATCGCTGATGTTTTGAATAGCACAATTGAACAAATTGATCAGTTATACCAAAATAATGATGATATCACTGGTTTACCAACTGGTTATCGTGATCTAGATAAAATGACGGCTGGATTGCAGGAAGATGAATTGATCATCCTCGCTGCCCGGCCAGCCGTTGGTAAAACGGCCTTTGCCCTGAATATTGCCCAAAATGTCGGCACTAAAACCGATAAAACGGTGGCAATATTTAGTTTGGAAATGAGCGCTGAATCGCTAGTTAACCGGATGTTGTGCGCAGAAGGCAGTATTGATGCTGGCCATTTGCGGACGGGGCAATTATCGGAAGAAGAATGGCAGAACTTGATCATCGCCATGGGTAGCTTGTCCAAGGCATCGATCTATATTGATGATACCCCAGGGAATAAGATGTCAGAAATTCGGGCTAAATGTCGGCGGCTAGCTAAAGAAAAGGGTAACCTCGGCTTAGTGGTAGTCGATTATCTACAGCTGATCGAAGGTAGCAACAAAGAAAGTCGCCAGCAAGAAGTTTCTGGCATTTCGCGGCAGTTAAAAAAATTAGCTAAGGAATTACGGGTCCCGGTAATTGCGCTATCCCAGCTTTCTCGTGGTGTTGAGCAACGGCAAGATAAGCGGCCCGTGTTGTCTGATATTCGTGAATCAGGGTCAATTGAACAGGATGCCGATATCGTTGCTTTCTTATATCGTGACGATTACTATCGTGATGAAGATGGCGGCGAGGATGATGACAATAGTAACTTTGCCCAGAATAGTGCCGCCGGGGGCGAGCGTGCCGAAGATCAAGAAGTCGGTGAAGTTGAAGTCATCATTGAGAAAAACCGTAGTGGTGCCCGGGGAACGGTTAAATTATTGTTCGTTAAACAGTACAATAAGTTTTCTTCGATCGCCTATGTACCAGAAGCTCAATAG